In the genome of Telluria beijingensis, one region contains:
- a CDS encoding Hcp family type VI secretion system effector has translation MAIDVYLQIDGIKGESMDDKHKDWIECTSVSWGVTQPRSATASTGGGHTAERCEHQEIALTKLADLSSPILLQTCSAGKTIPKAKLEFMRADGQGERIKYFEIELENVLIGGISPSVAEGSIIQEQVGLKFSKIKWKYTQQKVTGGAGGNTSGGWDLAANKVA, from the coding sequence ATGGCAATTGACGTGTACTTGCAGATCGACGGGATCAAGGGCGAATCGATGGACGACAAGCACAAGGACTGGATCGAGTGCACCTCGGTCTCGTGGGGCGTGACCCAGCCCCGCTCGGCCACCGCGTCCACCGGCGGCGGCCACACGGCCGAGCGCTGCGAGCACCAGGAGATCGCGCTGACCAAGCTGGCCGACCTATCGTCGCCGATCCTGCTGCAGACCTGCTCGGCCGGCAAGACGATCCCCAAGGCCAAGCTGGAATTCATGCGCGCCGACGGCCAGGGCGAGCGCATCAAGTACTTCGAGATCGAGCTCGAGAACGTGCTGATCGGCGGCATCAGCCCCAGCGTGGCCGAAGGCAGCATCATCCAGGAGCAGGTCGGCCTGAAATTCTCGAAGATCAAGTGGAAGTACACCCAGCAGAAGGTGACCGGCGGCGCCGGCGGCAATACCTCGGGCGGCTGGGACCTGGCGGCCAACAAGGTCGCCTGA
- the icmH gene encoding type IVB secretion system protein IcmH/DotU, whose amino-acid sequence MSAFVERRAAQKGDKGEPGSRRQRLVDIMYEGFHALFLLTNGCGPQDKGAFADNMTAFLADVDRSAKALGIAAEDVTAAKYAYCSAVDEIILRSSYEVREAWETRPLQLRVFGDQLAGEHFFHRLEDLRAKGAQQVEALEVFHMCLLLGFQGRYALDGKDKLDYLVARLGDEIARMRGRTRGFAPHAERPDQVVNRLRSDLSLWVLAAVFTLAGMGAYLGFRTVLGNESEFALAHYNDLVKLPPKAAHVTITLP is encoded by the coding sequence ATGAGCGCCTTCGTCGAGCGCCGCGCCGCGCAAAAAGGCGACAAGGGCGAACCGGGCAGCCGCCGCCAGCGCCTGGTGGACATCATGTACGAAGGCTTCCACGCCCTGTTCCTGCTCACGAACGGCTGCGGCCCGCAGGACAAGGGTGCTTTCGCCGACAATATGACGGCCTTCCTGGCCGACGTCGACCGCAGCGCCAAGGCGCTCGGCATCGCCGCCGAGGACGTGACCGCCGCCAAGTACGCCTACTGCTCGGCGGTCGACGAGATCATCCTGCGCTCGTCGTACGAGGTGCGCGAGGCCTGGGAAACCCGGCCGCTGCAGCTGCGCGTGTTCGGCGACCAGCTCGCCGGCGAGCATTTCTTTCATCGGCTCGAAGACCTGCGCGCGAAGGGTGCGCAGCAGGTCGAGGCGCTCGAGGTGTTCCATATGTGCCTGCTGCTGGGCTTCCAGGGCCGCTATGCGCTGGACGGCAAGGACAAGCTGGACTACCTGGTGGCGCGCCTGGGCGACGAGATCGCGCGCATGCGCGGCCGCACGCGCGGCTTCGCGCCGCACGCCGAGCGGCCGGACCAGGTGGTCAACCGGCTGCGCAGCGATTTGTCGCTGTGGGTGCTGGCGGCGGTGTTCACGCTCGCAGGCATGGGCGCCTACCTGGGCTTTCGCACGGTGCTGGGCAATGAGTCGGAGTTCGCGCTGGCGCACTACAACGACCTGGTGAAACTGCCGCCGAAGGCGGCGCATGTGACCATCACCCTGCCCTAG
- the tssJ gene encoding type VI secretion system lipoprotein TssJ, whose translation MRMYYLIPASALAALLAGCGGAALAPLASVALEAAGLRKPPELPESQKPPRNVPLKLHAATRLNVDAGGQPLALAVRLYKLRQKDAFEGAPYAAFLDPQLERERLGADLVEVREIMLVPGQRYEVTEKVAREAGHLGIVALFHTPAAGRWRTAVSSLDAERDGLNIGLHACAMSVGSSAAALASVRCQ comes from the coding sequence ATGAGGATGTATTACCTGATCCCGGCGAGCGCGCTGGCGGCACTGCTGGCCGGCTGCGGCGGCGCCGCGCTGGCGCCGCTGGCCAGCGTCGCGCTGGAAGCGGCCGGCTTGCGCAAGCCGCCCGAACTGCCCGAATCGCAAAAGCCGCCGCGCAATGTGCCGCTCAAGCTGCACGCCGCCACGCGCCTGAACGTCGACGCGGGCGGCCAGCCGCTGGCCCTTGCCGTGCGGCTGTACAAGCTGCGCCAGAAGGATGCCTTCGAGGGCGCGCCCTATGCCGCCTTCCTCGATCCGCAACTGGAACGCGAGCGCCTGGGCGCCGACCTGGTCGAGGTGCGCGAGATCATGCTGGTGCCCGGCCAGCGCTACGAGGTGACCGAAAAAGTCGCGCGCGAGGCCGGCCACCTGGGCATCGTGGCGCTATTCCACACCCCGGCCGCCGGCCGCTGGCGCACCGCGGTCAGCAGCCTGGACGCTGAACGCGACGGCCTGAACATCGGCCTGCACGCCTGCGCGATGAGCGTCGGATCGTCCGCCGCCGCACTCGCCTCTGTGCGCTGTCAATAG
- the tssB gene encoding type VI secretion system contractile sheath small subunit — MAKSESVQKRLQKVRAPRVQMTYDVEIGDAIENKELPFVVGVVGDFGVDPAAEKKRLKDRKFVNVDAGNFDEVLGAVAPVATFKVDNHLSPEGGQFGVQLQFREMDDFRPESVVRQVAPLAGLLDARTKLADLRNKLAGNDKLEDILTEVLGNTEKLDSLRKHGKEE, encoded by the coding sequence ATGGCCAAGAGCGAAAGCGTACAAAAACGCTTGCAGAAGGTGCGCGCGCCGCGCGTGCAGATGACGTACGACGTCGAGATCGGCGACGCGATCGAAAACAAGGAGCTGCCCTTCGTGGTCGGCGTGGTCGGCGACTTCGGCGTCGATCCCGCGGCCGAGAAGAAGCGCCTCAAGGACCGCAAGTTCGTCAACGTCGATGCCGGCAACTTCGACGAGGTGCTCGGCGCGGTGGCGCCAGTGGCCACCTTCAAGGTCGACAACCACCTGTCGCCGGAAGGCGGCCAGTTCGGGGTGCAGCTGCAGTTTCGCGAGATGGACGATTTCCGGCCCGAGTCGGTGGTGCGCCAGGTGGCGCCGCTGGCCGGCCTGCTGGACGCGCGCACCAAGCTGGCCGACCTGCGCAACAAGCTGGCCGGCAACGACAAGCTCGAGGACATCCTGACCGAGGTGCTGGGCAATACCGAGAAACTCGACAGCCTGCGCAAGCACGGCAAGGAGGAGTGA
- the tssM gene encoding type VI secretion system membrane subunit TssM, translating to MSRLWKFLTDSRVLATIGLAALAAILVIGAGLLGIGIVWAAIGGLALLACWGIWWMLRRAWRARKARKLAGAIAGGGAADDNGKDDVAVLRKNLLEAVGTIKSSKLGLMRGAAALYELPWYMIIGNPAAGKSSAIAHSGLTFPIPGNKALQGVGGTRNCDWFFTTDGILLDTAGRYSVQDADRDEWFGFLDLLKKYRQRAPINGILIAVSVAELVAGPATASHELAKNLRTRVQELTERLGVHAPVYVVFTKADLVAGFLDFFHDSEAAERERIWGATLRYNRRSAPQDVLAFFDEHFDELVDGLKEMSLAGMGANRSAALRSGVFTFPLEFAAIRTPLRAFLATLFEENTYQFKPVFRGFYFTSALQEGSVQDLSSRRVASRFDLALQDKKGSEPASEAAATQSGYFLLELFRKVIFADRDLVKRYTNPAAARWKLGAFFAATIVLGGAMGGWSWSYMGNRQLVANVQSDLDKVMKLQAGRIDLQSRLEALDILQDRIEQLERHAEDKPWALGFGLYQGDVLARKLRDEYFAGVRAVMVEPVAQALETMLAQVNENAAALAAAGEAAAPAPASTSAPRLGQPYQDASPTDVGDAYNALKTYLMLGAKSYAEPGHLNDQLTRYWRGWLEANRGSMPREQMIRSAERLITFHLAHIDDPAWPQIATKLGLLDTTREHLRRVVRGTPARERVYADIKTRAATRFPAVTVARIVGEQDAALVAGSHAVSGAFTRAAWDKFVLGAIRDASNKELNTVDWVLKTTARDDLTLEGSPEQIQKALIDLYKAEYAREWLKFVQGVAIADLRGFDASVQAMNRLGDPQSSPIARLLRTIHEETAWDNPGGLRLPAGKTERGVMEWIKQVILRRAPSDARTLADTVDPAQLLAQQQQGAGPIGREFAGVARLVGAKEKEASLMSGYMDALSRLRTRLNALKNQGDPGPGAKQFMQQTLEGSGSELADALRYVDEQMLTGMSDSQKQALRPLLVRPLTQTFAMIVLPSEAEINKTWQAQVVEPFTRTLATKYPFTQESSVEATPGEIGQVFGPEGAVAKFVNTAMGPLVVRRGDVLAARTWADIGIALAPQAVAAFPGWVAPLSNNGVAASGAAQTVFQVLPLSAPGTLEYTLEIDGQQLRYRNTPPSWSNMVHPGPQGVSGARVSAVTFDGRTVELFNQPGQFGLQRLFEAAQRKRKDGGVFELRWSAHNVSVAVDLKIVSSPQSNGGGGGQAQGFRGLRLPPAIVGRHDPAPPALAGAGAQ from the coding sequence ATGTCACGACTGTGGAAGTTCCTGACCGACAGCCGCGTGCTGGCCACGATCGGTCTTGCCGCGCTGGCGGCCATCCTGGTTATCGGCGCCGGCCTGCTCGGCATCGGCATCGTCTGGGCCGCGATCGGTGGCCTGGCGCTGCTGGCCTGCTGGGGCATCTGGTGGATGCTGCGGCGTGCCTGGCGCGCGCGCAAGGCGCGCAAGCTGGCCGGCGCGATCGCCGGCGGCGGGGCGGCCGACGACAACGGCAAGGACGACGTCGCGGTGCTGCGCAAGAACCTGCTGGAGGCGGTCGGCACCATCAAGAGCTCCAAGCTGGGCCTGATGCGCGGCGCGGCGGCGCTGTATGAGCTGCCGTGGTACATGATCATCGGGAATCCGGCGGCCGGCAAGAGCAGCGCCATCGCGCATTCCGGGCTGACCTTCCCGATCCCCGGCAACAAGGCCTTGCAGGGCGTGGGCGGCACCCGCAACTGTGACTGGTTCTTCACGACGGATGGCATCCTGCTCGACACCGCCGGCCGCTATTCGGTGCAGGACGCCGACCGCGACGAGTGGTTCGGCTTCCTCGACCTGCTGAAAAAATACCGCCAGCGCGCGCCGATCAACGGCATCCTGATCGCGGTCAGCGTGGCCGAGCTGGTGGCCGGGCCGGCCACCGCCTCGCACGAGCTGGCCAAGAACCTGCGCACGCGGGTCCAGGAACTGACCGAGCGGCTGGGCGTGCATGCGCCGGTCTACGTGGTCTTCACCAAGGCCGACCTGGTTGCCGGCTTCCTCGACTTCTTCCACGACAGCGAAGCGGCCGAGCGCGAGCGCATCTGGGGCGCGACCCTGCGCTACAACCGGCGCAGCGCGCCGCAGGACGTGCTGGCCTTCTTCGACGAGCACTTCGACGAGCTGGTCGACGGCCTCAAGGAAATGAGCCTGGCCGGCATGGGCGCCAACCGCAGCGCGGCGCTGCGTTCCGGCGTATTCACCTTTCCGCTGGAATTCGCCGCGATCCGCACGCCGCTGCGGGCCTTCCTGGCCACGCTGTTCGAGGAAAACACCTACCAGTTCAAGCCGGTATTCCGCGGCTTTTATTTCACCAGCGCGCTGCAGGAAGGCAGCGTGCAAGACCTGTCGAGCCGGCGCGTGGCCAGCCGCTTCGACCTGGCGCTGCAAGACAAGAAGGGCAGCGAGCCGGCTAGCGAGGCCGCTGCCACCCAGTCGGGGTACTTCTTGCTGGAGCTGTTCCGCAAGGTGATCTTCGCCGACCGCGACCTGGTCAAGCGCTACACGAATCCGGCGGCGGCGCGCTGGAAACTGGGCGCCTTCTTCGCCGCCACCATCGTGCTGGGGGGCGCGATGGGCGGCTGGTCGTGGTCGTACATGGGCAACCGCCAGCTGGTCGCCAATGTGCAGTCCGACCTCGACAAGGTGATGAAGCTGCAGGCCGGCCGCATCGACCTGCAATCGCGCCTGGAGGCGCTCGACATCCTGCAGGACCGCATCGAGCAGCTCGAGCGCCATGCCGAGGACAAGCCGTGGGCGCTGGGCTTCGGCCTGTACCAGGGCGACGTATTGGCGCGCAAGCTGCGCGACGAATACTTCGCCGGCGTGCGCGCGGTGATGGTCGAGCCGGTGGCCCAGGCGCTCGAGACGATGCTGGCGCAGGTGAACGAGAACGCGGCCGCCCTCGCGGCGGCGGGCGAAGCTGCTGCCCCGGCGCCGGCATCCACGTCCGCGCCCCGGCTCGGCCAGCCCTACCAGGATGCCTCGCCGACCGACGTCGGCGATGCCTACAACGCGCTCAAGACCTATCTGATGCTGGGCGCCAAGTCGTATGCCGAGCCGGGCCACCTGAACGACCAGCTCACCCGCTACTGGCGCGGCTGGCTGGAGGCGAACCGCGGCAGCATGCCGCGCGAGCAGATGATCCGCAGCGCCGAGCGCCTGATCACCTTCCACCTGGCCCATATCGACGATCCGGCCTGGCCGCAGATCGCCACCAAGCTGGGCCTGCTCGACACCACGCGCGAACACCTGCGCCGCGTGGTGCGCGGCACGCCGGCGCGCGAGCGCGTGTATGCCGACATCAAGACCCGCGCCGCTACCCGCTTCCCGGCGGTGACGGTGGCGCGCATCGTCGGCGAGCAGGATGCGGCGCTGGTGGCCGGCAGCCACGCCGTCAGTGGCGCCTTCACCCGCGCGGCTTGGGACAAGTTCGTGCTGGGCGCGATCCGCGACGCCTCCAATAAAGAACTGAACACGGTCGACTGGGTGCTCAAGACCACGGCGCGCGACGACCTGACGCTGGAAGGCAGCCCTGAACAGATCCAGAAGGCGCTGATCGACCTTTACAAGGCCGAGTATGCGCGCGAGTGGCTGAAGTTCGTGCAGGGCGTGGCCATCGCCGACCTGCGCGGTTTCGATGCCAGCGTGCAGGCCATGAACCGCCTGGGCGACCCGCAATCGTCGCCGATCGCCAGGCTGCTGCGCACCATTCACGAAGAGACAGCCTGGGACAATCCGGGCGGCCTGCGCCTGCCCGCCGGCAAGACCGAGCGCGGCGTGATGGAGTGGATCAAGCAGGTGATCCTGCGGCGCGCGCCGTCCGATGCGCGCACCCTGGCCGATACCGTCGACCCGGCCCAGCTGCTGGCCCAGCAACAACAGGGCGCGGGGCCGATCGGCCGCGAATTCGCCGGCGTGGCGCGCCTGGTCGGGGCAAAGGAGAAGGAAGCGTCCCTGATGAGCGGCTACATGGACGCGCTGTCGCGCCTGCGCACGCGCCTGAACGCGCTCAAGAACCAGGGCGATCCGGGGCCCGGCGCCAAGCAGTTCATGCAGCAGACGCTGGAAGGCAGCGGTTCCGAGCTGGCCGACGCGCTGCGCTACGTCGACGAGCAGATGCTGACCGGGATGAGCGACAGCCAGAAGCAGGCCTTGCGGCCGCTGCTGGTTCGTCCGCTGACCCAGACCTTCGCCATGATCGTGCTGCCGTCCGAGGCCGAAATCAACAAGACCTGGCAGGCCCAGGTCGTCGAGCCGTTCACGCGCACCCTGGCCACCAAGTACCCGTTCACCCAGGAGTCAAGCGTCGAGGCCACGCCGGGCGAGATCGGCCAGGTATTCGGCCCCGAGGGCGCGGTGGCCAAGTTCGTCAACACGGCCATGGGCCCGCTGGTGGTGCGTCGGGGCGACGTGCTGGCGGCGCGCACCTGGGCCGACATCGGCATCGCGCTGGCGCCGCAGGCGGTGGCGGCCTTCCCGGGCTGGGTGGCGCCGCTGTCGAACAATGGCGTGGCCGCCAGCGGCGCGGCCCAGACCGTGTTCCAGGTGCTGCCCCTGAGCGCGCCCGGCACGCTCGAATACACGCTCGAGATCGACGGCCAGCAGCTGCGCTACCGGAACACGCCCCCCAGCTGGAGCAATATGGTCCATCCGGGGCCGCAGGGCGTGTCCGGGGCCCGGGTCTCGGCGGTGACCTTCGACGGCCGCACGGTGGAGCTGTTCAACCAGCCCGGCCAGTTTGGCCTGCAGCGCCTGTTCGAGGCGGCCCAGCGCAAGCGCAAGGACGGCGGCGTGTTCGAGCTGCGCTGGAGCGCCCACAATGTGTCGGTGGCGGTCGACCTGAAGATCGTCAGCAGCCCGCAGTCGAATGGCGGCGGCGGGGGCCAGGCCCAGGGATTCCGGGGACTGCGGCTGCCGCCGGCCATCGTCGGCCGTCACGATCCAGCGCCGCCTGCGCTGGCCGGCGCGGGAGCGCAATGA
- the tssK gene encoding type VI secretion system baseplate subunit TssK → MPSKVLWGEGLFLRPQHFQQQDRYHEARLNQTACALHPYCWGVRKLAVDLDALRSDVLRIDELSLLFPDGEVVRAPGDDPLPPQVRLGDLPPALQSVTYHAALPALRTHGDNCATGFEGQEAVDVRFGRHERETQDLYTQAADAPVTYLRKALRLVPDSEPLEAYESFPLLRLRRVATGGFEIDPGFIPPSLSIDAVGSPGAGLHVGLARLMEKLLAKVGALYGDLREPSRNVVEIRGGDVSAFWLLHTASAGYAALAHFLHHRELHPERLYGALLALAGGLMTYSRSYRLEDLPSYVHADPGPQFARLDGIIRDLLDTVISSRYFTIALHKDRPSYYLGALDSGRINAQTTLYLAVAADMPALRLVEAVPLQFKVGAPEDVDKFVLSALPGVKLAHAPQVPSAIPVRPDTYYFVLEGRGPLYEAMLKAQAISVYVPNGLRELRLELIAVSA, encoded by the coding sequence ATGCCATCGAAGGTCTTATGGGGCGAGGGATTGTTCCTGCGCCCCCAGCACTTCCAGCAGCAGGACCGCTACCACGAAGCGCGCCTGAACCAGACCGCCTGCGCCCTGCACCCGTATTGCTGGGGCGTGCGCAAGCTGGCGGTCGACCTCGACGCGCTGCGCAGCGACGTGCTGCGCATCGACGAGCTGTCGCTGCTGTTCCCCGATGGCGAAGTGGTGCGCGCACCTGGCGACGATCCGCTGCCGCCCCAGGTGCGCCTGGGCGACCTGCCGCCGGCGCTGCAGAGCGTCACCTACCACGCCGCACTGCCGGCCCTGCGCACCCACGGCGACAACTGCGCCACCGGCTTCGAGGGCCAGGAAGCGGTCGACGTGCGCTTCGGCCGCCATGAACGCGAGACCCAGGACCTGTACACCCAGGCCGCCGACGCCCCGGTGACCTATCTGCGCAAGGCGCTGCGCCTGGTGCCCGACAGCGAGCCGCTGGAAGCCTACGAGAGCTTTCCGCTGCTGCGCCTGCGACGCGTGGCCACCGGCGGCTTCGAGATCGATCCCGGCTTCATCCCGCCCAGCCTGTCGATCGACGCCGTGGGCAGTCCCGGCGCCGGCCTGCACGTCGGCCTGGCGCGGCTGATGGAAAAGCTGCTGGCCAAGGTCGGCGCGCTGTACGGCGACCTGCGCGAGCCGAGCCGCAACGTGGTCGAGATCCGCGGCGGCGACGTCTCGGCGTTCTGGCTGCTGCACACGGCCAGTGCCGGCTACGCGGCGCTGGCGCACTTCCTGCACCACCGCGAGCTGCACCCCGAGCGCCTGTACGGCGCCCTGCTGGCCCTGGCCGGCGGCCTGATGACCTATTCGCGCAGCTACCGGCTGGAAGACCTGCCCTCCTACGTCCACGCCGATCCCGGCCCGCAGTTCGCGCGCCTGGACGGCATCATCCGCGACCTCCTCGATACCGTGATCTCATCCCGCTACTTCACCATCGCCCTGCACAAGGACCGTCCGTCGTATTACCTGGGCGCCCTCGATTCGGGCCGCATCAATGCCCAGACGACGCTCTACCTGGCGGTGGCGGCCGACATGCCGGCGCTGCGCCTGGTCGAGGCGGTGCCGCTGCAGTTCAAGGTCGGCGCCCCGGAAGACGTCGACAAGTTCGTGCTGTCGGCGCTGCCCGGCGTGAAGCTGGCGCATGCGCCGCAGGTGCCGAGCGCCATTCCCGTGCGGCCCGACACGTATTATTTCGTGCTCGAGGGCCGCGGCCCGCTGTACGAGGCGATGCTCAAGGCCCAGGCGATCTCGGTGTATGTGCCGAACGGCCTGCGCGAACTGCGCCTCGAACTGATCGCGGTGTCGGCATGA
- a CDS encoding OmpA family protein, with amino-acid sequence MKARILILLFGATAALPPAAQTPAAAAADAPVVVSGMVADEATKAALLERLRTLYGAPRVVDQLSVGSVSTPANWSAYVGSLIGPNLRLVKGGQLKVEGNNVSLRGDVASEAQRQQIAGAIAASLNPTYTVNNGLRVTVSQQGVLDAALADRIIEFESGKATLTPAGTEVLDGMAAALKQLNGVKVEVIGHTDNAGSRAGNLSLSQARAEAVKAYVVSQGIAEESIAVSGEGPDRPVADNRTPEGKARNRRIEFKVIQ; translated from the coding sequence GTGAAAGCTCGCATCCTGATCCTGCTCTTCGGCGCCACCGCGGCCCTGCCGCCAGCGGCGCAAACCCCGGCTGCGGCCGCAGCCGATGCACCGGTCGTGGTCAGCGGCATGGTGGCCGACGAAGCCACCAAGGCCGCGCTGCTCGAGCGCCTGCGCACGCTGTACGGTGCGCCACGGGTGGTCGACCAGCTATCGGTCGGCAGCGTGTCGACGCCGGCCAACTGGAGCGCCTACGTGGGCAGCCTGATCGGCCCCAACCTGCGCCTGGTGAAGGGCGGCCAGCTGAAGGTCGAGGGCAACAACGTCAGCCTGCGCGGCGACGTCGCCAGCGAAGCCCAGCGCCAGCAGATCGCCGGCGCGATCGCGGCCAGCCTGAACCCGACCTATACGGTCAACAACGGCCTGCGCGTGACGGTGTCGCAGCAGGGCGTGCTGGACGCGGCGCTGGCCGACCGCATCATCGAATTCGAATCGGGCAAGGCGACCCTGACGCCGGCCGGCACCGAAGTCCTGGACGGGATGGCGGCGGCGCTGAAGCAGCTAAACGGCGTGAAGGTCGAGGTGATCGGCCACACCGACAACGCCGGCTCGCGCGCCGGCAACCTGTCGCTGAGCCAGGCGCGCGCCGAGGCGGTCAAGGCCTATGTGGTCAGCCAGGGCATCGCGGAAGAGTCGATCGCGGTGTCGGGCGAAGGCCCGGACCGGCCGGTGGCCGACAACCGCACGCCGGAAGGCAAGGCGCGCAATCGGCGGATCGAGTTCAAGGTGATCCAGTAA
- the tagF gene encoding type VI secretion system-associated protein TagF gives MMRADRIGYFGKVPARADFVKLAHDPAAIGMLDAWLAQVMTLLPSDARWRFHYDAMAPVSFALVGPARHHAVAGHLLASHDQSGRRFPFLATRTLAVGDPAAFVARCPLAFAPLWVFLEEICPKVLGDDDPAAYLQAIADSAIGLGDEAALARWMEHGTIASLDALLERCGVARLVLALGLLLQPVMHSQPAELHKSLVLPLPRNAAARFSVAGFWLELIVPFLRRAQFDLALFITRQEERPVLVVGFCAALAETLRAVIDPLVGAEQQVRLLDTAWIDEQLQFDADVRQLSSHLAQSDLPLSLARDLFMKTFIGA, from the coding sequence ATGATGCGCGCCGACCGCATCGGCTATTTCGGCAAGGTGCCGGCGCGCGCCGACTTCGTCAAGCTGGCCCACGATCCGGCCGCGATCGGCATGCTCGACGCCTGGCTGGCGCAGGTGATGACGCTGCTGCCGTCGGATGCGCGCTGGCGCTTCCACTACGACGCCATGGCGCCGGTGAGCTTCGCCCTGGTCGGCCCGGCGCGCCACCACGCGGTGGCTGGCCACCTGCTGGCCAGCCATGACCAGTCGGGACGGCGCTTTCCCTTCCTCGCCACCCGCACCCTGGCGGTGGGCGACCCGGCGGCCTTCGTCGCCCGCTGTCCGCTGGCCTTCGCGCCGCTGTGGGTATTCCTGGAAGAGATCTGCCCCAAGGTGCTGGGCGACGACGATCCGGCGGCCTACCTGCAGGCGATCGCCGACAGCGCGATCGGGCTCGGGGACGAGGCGGCGCTGGCGCGCTGGATGGAGCACGGCACGATCGCTTCGCTCGACGCCTTGCTGGAGCGCTGCGGCGTTGCCCGCCTGGTGCTGGCGCTGGGCCTGCTGCTGCAGCCGGTGATGCACAGCCAGCCGGCCGAGCTGCACAAAAGCCTGGTGCTGCCGCTGCCGCGCAATGCCGCGGCGCGCTTTTCCGTCGCCGGCTTCTGGCTCGAACTGATCGTGCCTTTCCTGCGCCGCGCGCAATTCGACCTGGCGCTGTTCATCACGCGCCAGGAAGAACGGCCGGTGCTGGTGGTGGGCTTTTGCGCGGCGCTGGCCGAGACGCTGCGCGCCGTGATCGACCCGCTGGTCGGCGCCGAGCAGCAGGTGCGGCTGCTGGATACGGCCTGGATCGACGAGCAGCTGCAATTCGACGCCGATGTGCGCCAGCTCTCGAGCCACCTGGCCCAGTCCGACCTGCCGCTGTCGCTGGCGCGCGACCTGTTCATGAAGACCTTCATTGGAGCCTGA
- the tssC gene encoding type VI secretion system contractile sheath large subunit has product MAAVLESTKPAAAAPELDASLLDQIVEESRVAASSSEHERARDLISELVTQVMQGTMVVSSNLSATIDARLAELDRMISDQLSSIMHAPEFQKLERSWTGLQYLVKNSSTSANLQIRMLNASKRELVKDFQSAMEFDQSTMFNKIYEEEFGTFGGAPYGTLIGDFEISRQPEDIYFLEQMSHVAAASHAPFITSSSPELFGVEGFGDLGKPRDLAKVFDTVEYAKWKAFRESEDSRYVGLCLPRFLGRLPYHPADGMTTEGFNYVEDVDGSDHSRYLWCNAAYAFGARLTRAFEDYGWCAAIRGVEGGGLVENLPTHTFKTDEGEVALKCPTEVAITDRREKELSDLGFISLVHCKNTSYAAFFGAQSAQKARKYNNEAANANAVLSSQLQYIFAVSRIAHYMKSMMRDKIGSFAAASNVEDYLNRWLTQYVLLDDNASQDQKAQFPLREASVQVSEVPGRPGVYRAVSFLRPHFQLDELSVSLRLVAELPQSTKS; this is encoded by the coding sequence ATGGCGGCGGTACTCGAATCCACCAAGCCCGCGGCGGCAGCGCCTGAACTCGACGCGTCGCTGCTCGACCAGATCGTCGAAGAGAGCCGCGTGGCCGCGTCGAGCAGCGAGCACGAACGCGCGCGCGACCTGATCTCGGAACTGGTCACGCAAGTGATGCAGGGAACGATGGTCGTCTCGTCCAACCTGTCGGCCACGATCGATGCGCGCCTGGCCGAACTGGACCGGATGATCTCGGACCAGCTGTCCTCCATCATGCACGCGCCCGAATTCCAGAAGCTCGAGCGCAGCTGGACCGGCCTGCAATACCTGGTCAAGAACAGCAGCACCAGCGCCAACCTGCAGATCCGCATGCTCAATGCCAGCAAGCGCGAACTGGTCAAGGACTTCCAGTCGGCCATGGAATTCGACCAGAGCACGATGTTCAACAAGATCTACGAAGAAGAATTCGGCACCTTCGGCGGCGCCCCCTACGGCACCCTGATCGGCGACTTCGAGATCTCGCGCCAGCCCGAGGACATCTATTTTCTCGAGCAGATGTCGCATGTAGCCGCCGCCAGCCACGCGCCCTTCATCACCTCCAGCAGCCCGGAACTGTTCGGGGTCGAGGGCTTCGGCGACCTGGGTAAACCACGCGACCTGGCCAAGGTGTTCGACACCGTCGAATACGCCAAGTGGAAAGCCTTCAGGGAATCGGAAGATTCGCGCTACGTCGGCCTGTGCCTGCCGCGCTTCCTGGGCCGCCTGCCTTACCATCCGGCCGACGGCATGACCACCGAGGGCTTCAACTATGTCGAGGATGTCGATGGCAGCGACCACTCCCGCTACCTGTGGTGCAACGCGGCCTATGCCTTCGGCGCCCGCCTGACGCGCGCCTTCGAGGACTATGGCTGGTGCGCGGCGATCCGCGGGGTCGAGGGCGGGGGCCTGGTCGAGAACCTGCCGACCCACACCTTTAAAACCGACGAAGGCGAGGTGGCGCTGAAATGCCCGACCGAGGTGGCGATCACCGACCGCCGCGAGAAGGAATTGTCGGACCTCGGCTTCATCTCGCTGGTGCACTGCAAGAACACCTCGTACGCAGCCTTCTTCGGCGCCCAGTCGGCCCAGAAGGCGCGCAAGTACAACAACGAGGCGGCCAATGCCAATGCGGTGCTGTCGTCGCAGCTGCAGTACATCTTCGCCGTCTCGCGCATCGCCCACTACATGAAGTCCATGATGCGCGACAAGATCGGCAGTTTCGCCGCGGCGTCCAATGTCGAGGACTACCTGAACCGCTGGCTGACCCAGTACGTGCTGCTCGACGATAACGCGAGCCAGGACCAGAAGGCGCAGTTCCCGCTGCGCGAGGCCAGCGTTCAGGTGTCCGAAGTGCCGGGCAGGCCGGGCGTGTACCGCGCGGTGTCCTTCCTGCGCCCGCACTTCCAGCTCGACGAGCTTTCCGTTTCGCTCCGTTTGGTCGCGGAGCTTCCGCAGTCGACCAAAAGCTAG